The Sulfuricurvum sp. genome contains a region encoding:
- a CDS encoding M99 family carboxypeptidase catalytic domain-containing protein codes for MKFFILLFLLFFQSHALSFSFIKHESSSQDGPTLLVIGGIHGNEPGSYFATSILSQYYTIQSGHLWIVPNLNKLSIAMDNRGVNGDMNRKFAEINSSDPDYTVVKEIQNIITEPKVDLILNLHDGHGFYRKEYKNTIFNPASWGQTCVIDQTTLDCDHPYKDLNKIALAVREELNDGLIEDYHSFDIRNTNTRFDDEAMKHSLTYFAINHNKPAFAIETSKNLPTLPEKVFYQLRAIEAYMRFLGITYTRTFNLTTENLINLLKKSETVTINNTFILNLDNINNNLSYIPLQSDLNHFDFSHPLGLAVKNKDKFDLYIGNKKVTTLSQSIHEVAKCDEKIVLEIDKKQKNVVFATEFFVTADFKVIIQNKDIRVNIIGYTPKSGNDEANANVSIGDLDPKYSIDQNHKVYRVEFYRGNRFCGMVLAHFK; via the coding sequence ATGAAATTTTTCATCTTGTTATTTTTATTATTTTTTCAATCACATGCCCTTTCATTTTCATTCATCAAACATGAATCTTCCAGTCAGGATGGCCCCACATTACTTGTTATTGGTGGAATTCACGGTAATGAACCTGGGAGTTACTTTGCTACCTCCATACTTTCGCAATACTATACCATTCAAAGTGGACATTTGTGGATTGTGCCAAACCTTAATAAACTTAGTATTGCAATGGATAATAGAGGCGTTAATGGGGATATGAACCGTAAATTTGCCGAAATTAATTCAAGCGATCCTGATTACACTGTTGTGAAAGAGATTCAAAACATTATAACTGAACCAAAAGTTGATCTCATCTTAAATTTACACGATGGGCACGGCTTTTACCGTAAAGAGTATAAAAATACTATATTCAATCCTGCTTCATGGGGACAAACATGTGTTATAGATCAAACAACTCTAGATTGCGACCATCCTTATAAAGATTTAAATAAAATAGCCTTAGCCGTTCGTGAAGAACTTAATGACGGGCTCATTGAAGATTATCATTCCTTTGATATACGAAATACTAACACCCGTTTTGATGATGAAGCCATGAAACATTCATTAACCTACTTTGCTATTAATCATAACAAACCAGCATTTGCTATAGAAACTAGTAAAAATCTTCCGACTTTACCTGAAAAAGTTTTTTATCAATTACGGGCTATTGAAGCGTATATGCGTTTTTTAGGGATCACTTATACCCGTACATTTAATTTAACAACAGAAAACCTTATAAATTTACTTAAAAAAAGCGAAACTGTTACTATTAATAACACATTTATATTAAATCTTGATAATATCAATAACAATTTAAGCTATATCCCATTACAATCTGATTTGAATCACTTTGATTTTTCCCATCCATTGGGATTGGCTGTTAAAAATAAAGATAAATTCGACCTATATATCGGGAATAAAAAAGTCACAACATTATCCCAAAGTATCCACGAAGTTGCAAAATGTGATGAAAAAATTGTTCTTGAAATCGATAAAAAACAAAAAAATGTTGTTTTTGCTACAGAATTTTTTGTAACTGCCGATTTTAAGGTTATAATACAGAACAAAGACATTCGCGTAAATATCATTGGGTACACGCCAAAAAGTGGAAATGATGAAGCTAACGCCAATGTTAGTATTGGTGATTTAGATCCGAAATATTCTATCGATCAAAACCATAAAGTTTATCGAGTTGAATTTTATCGAGGCAATCGTTTTTGTGGGATGGTTCTCGCACATTTTAAATAG